Below is a genomic region from Triticum dicoccoides isolate Atlit2015 ecotype Zavitan chromosome 5A, WEW_v2.0, whole genome shotgun sequence.
CAAGTCCTTTTCGGTCCAGTTGGGGCACACTTCGGCCAATGGGAGGCTGAAGAGCCCACTTCGGGCAACCGCAGACCGAAGAGCCCTTCTTCGGCCAACTGGAGGCCGACCGGGTGATATTTTTGATTTTTCTGCATCAGGGCGTATAGATTCTAAATTTGTTATAAAAATcatcacaatttcaaaaaatataTTCTGCGAACGATATAGCTCCGGCCGATTAACGGCCGACATAGTTGTCCAGCAAACTTCTATACCGCTATTGGACTGTCGTTTGCAAAtggaaaaagtccattttaaaccttGAAATCATAGAGGTTTGGCGAATCAAACCCTCAAGTCCAAATCCCTGTCGTTTGCACCCTGAACTATATAATCCCAGTCTAAATCAAACCCTGGAGTCGTTTGCCAAACAGGGATTGCAAAGGAAGGCCGGGATTGGTGGTGGAACCTATTTGCCGCCCACAGCAGTGGCTACGcccgcggctgggccggcccatttcgcgGCAGCGCGCGCTGTCCGTTCATTGCTTTGTTTTTCTGTTCATTTCTTTTGTTGACCTTTTGTTTTATTTTATCTTTTAGGTTTATTCTTTctggttctttctttctttctgcctttttctttcggattttctttcttttgttttttgttttcctttttcttccaTTAATACATTATAAGGAAACATTTCATTGTGTATTTTTTCATTAATAATACTTTAATACGACGAACAATCTGTGTTTCTTCTGTTTATTtttactttcttcttttttgtgtaTTATACAAGATTTTATCATGTATTATGAAAATGGTCATCATATATTTAAGAAAATGTTTATTATGTACTTAAAAATGTTCAGCGTATAGGGAAAAATGTTTAATATGTACTTTCAAATTTTTCAGCGCACATCACAGTAATGCTCATTGTGTATTTTCAAATTGTTCAGCGTATATCACAGTAATGTTCACTGTGTATTTACAAATTGATTAGCATACATCAcacaaatgttcaatgtgtatttaagaaattgttcattgtatattaaaaaatgttcaatggtCGAAATTATTCAGTTTTTTTATTAAAACGCAGATGCACAACTTTTTAAAGAAAATTGGTTCCGTTTTAAAAAACTCACAAAATTAAAAAATGGTCGTGTTTTCTAATTTTTTTCTGGAGTTTCAAAAAATATTCCTATATTTCACAAAATTCTAAAGATGTCCGTGTTTTCAATAAAAATCAGGAGTTCAACAATGTTCCCGTTTAAAATTGTTTGCGAGTTTTAAATCTTTTCCGTTTTCCTAATTTTGTTCGGGTGTTTTAAAAAATATGCATGTTCCAAAAGTTTGTTTAAATTCTCCAAATTAAGTTTcgtaaatttgttcacaaatttgagAAGTAGTCGCTTTTCATAAACACTCAAAAAGAATCGAAACATTTTTTGCGTTCGAAATTTAAGAAAATATTCGAATCTGGTGTTGATTCATATAGTTATGTGTTGCTTTATTTTAGGTCTATACTCTTTAGTGTTGCTATTTGAATATATTAAGTCGGTAGCTCAAATGGAAGTACCAGCGTATGTTGAGCTGCAGATCCTGGGTTCGATACTTGGCTAGCGCGCATTTTTTTTAGCCTTACAGGCTCGCGCTACAGTAAGGTCCGCTGACGGTCGCCagttttcatgggccggcccagtcagagttcggcctgtgcgacagaagaaTAAAGCCAacatttttttgagaaaaaaaacaAATGGGCTGGCCCTTCAGACAAATCCCGGTTGACTTTTTGCCAGGGTTTGATTTAGACCGGGATTACATAGTTTAGGGTGCAAACAACAAGGATTTCGACTTGAGGGTTTGATTCGCCGAACCTCTACAAGTTTAAGGTTTAAAATGGATTTTTTCCTTTGCAAATTGACCACGAAACGTCATGTGCACAGCAGTTTTGTATTCTCATATGCCCTACGTATGTATACTTTCAACCCGATGCATGTGCGAGCTGTCAAGACATCAATCGATCGACGCAAGTCTCGGTCGCCAACAGAGTTCTTGAAGGAGTTTCACGTGATTAATGAGAGAGTTTCTCAAGATGAATGATGAATATACGTATAAGAGATTCCTCAAAATGATATATTACACGCAAGAAGCGACATTCTACAACGAGTGTTGGACATAGAATCAAAATAAAACAGTCGATTAGCGGTTGTAATTGCCAAACAAATAACTCAAGAATCCAAGTAAAGCTTATTGGACAACCATGTATATCTGAAATACAAGGGGGTTGGTAGAAATAAACACATAACTGAACAACGATTTCGCTCATTAGTAGTCTCGGATTCAAAAGGGTAATTGATAGAGTGCAGCTACACACAACCAACAAATAGTCTCACTACATATGCCAAGCATACTTTGAATATAAATCGTCTAAACTATCAACGTACACGTCGTCGTCTGGGAACAAACCAAACGGTACAGGGTACCAAGTTGGTATAAAATAACGATGTCTTGGTTCAGGCCAACCGTCATTCGCGCTAcaaaataaaaaggaagaaaaaTTGGTTTAACATCATATAATTGAATCAGATAAATCAATGAGAGGGGTCTAATGGTTCAAGCTTTCAACTCTAGGCCTTGTTTGGGACCAACTTTTAGTGTTGATAAAAACTAGAGCACGACGCGCGCTTTGCCGTGCCTATTCTTCGGTCGTGGGTTAAGTCCCTTCTGTTTATTTTATACACGGTCTATTTTGTTTGGTTGGCTCGCCGTGTGTAAGTCATTTAAttgtgctatatagcagtggcaatCATGTTCAAACATTTTTATAAAAGTATCTGTCTAGTGGAAATTAATGAACAATTTTTGTGTGAGCTTCGTTCTACGCCCGAGCTTAATTTCTTGCTCAATGGTTATTACATATTACAAAATTGGAAGAACAGAATGGTAAATCTATAATCACACTCTGGTTGGATGCAAGAGGCCAAATTGCTAACTTCCTTCATGTTTCCCATTGACTCCTTGCTTCCAATGTAAGCACGCACGGCCTTGTCAGTGGTGTAGTACGTGCTGCAGAAGCAGCGTCCCTCGTCATAGAACTCCATGCCGAAGTTGTTGGATGGCTTCACCCGCACGCGGAAGAACCTCGTTTTTCTCTTCGGGATCTTCGGCGGCGGCGCGACGGTCGAATCTGGGCAGCTGCGGTGGAGTGGGAGCTCGGGCCGGGNNNNNNNNNNNNNNNNNNNNNNNNNNNNNNNNNNNNNNNNNNNNNNNNNNNNNNNNNNNNNNNNNNNNNNNNNNNNNNNNNNNNNNNNNNNNNNNNNNNNNNNNNNNNNNNNNNNNNNNNNNNNNNNNNNNNNNNNNNNNNNNNNNNNNNNNNNNNNNNNNNNNNNNNNNNNNNNNNNNNNNNNNNNNNNNNNNNNNNNNNNNNNNNNNNNNNNNNNNNNNNNNNNNNNNNNNNNNNNNNNNNNNNNNNNNNNNNNNNNNNNNNNNNNNNNNNNNNNNNNNNNNNNNNNNNNNNNNNNNNNNNNNNNNNNNNNNNNNNNNNNNNNNNNNNNNNNNNNNNNNNNNNNNNNNNNNNNNNNNNNNNNNNNNNNNNNNNNNNNNNNNNNNNNNGGTGGAGAATCGGGAGAGGCGGTGGCGAATCAGGCCCGATTCGAGGCGGGCGGCGACGGTGGAGTCGCGGAACCGGCGGCGGGGGTGGTTGGCGGCCAGATCTAGCATAGGGCGACGACGGCATTGTGCGGTGGCTGGGCGGGCGGTGGCGGTGGAGTCGCGGAACCGACGACGGGGATGGTTGGCGGCCGGATCTAGCGCAGGGCGACGGCGGCATGGTGCGGTGGCTGGGCGGGCGACGACGGCATATCAGCGGGTGGCAAGAGAAAGAAGACGTACGGTGGGAAAAAATGAACAAGGGCCGGCGTggagatgcaaatttgcatctccAGATGTTATATTTTACATCACTTGGGCCAGGTGATGTAAACTTTTTATATCTATATCATCTGTTGGTGGTGGCTTTTTAAACCTCGAAGATGCAAAAGTTAGTTCTTTTTTTTGCATAGTACGCATGCATAACATTTTGGTCTGGTGAGGcatccctcctggccggtttataaatTGGCTCATAAGCATGAGATTATATGTTCTTTTTCTGTTTAATTAAGCATTAATTGTAGCATTAAGCGTTGCTTGCGGTAAATTGAGTTGTTAATTATTGACTGTGCAGCATATGGTATAGTGGCAAGGGGCATTACAAGGCTACACGTCGTGCCGTTAGTGTCAAGCGGACAAAAAGGAGATACACATTGACAAACGGGCCTAAAAATGCCCTACACAACCCCCAAGCCACCAGAGGCTAGGAGATCATGGAAGCTTAGTAACTAGACTAGATAGATATCAGAGGGAATTTTCAAATTGTTGAATTAGCACTCAAATTTCAGATATTGTTCCTTCATTTCCTTGGAGCATTCAAAGCAACATTACTCTCCATTGGTCCCTACTCTACTTTAAGGTGCATCAGTAAGGCCTTCGGGCTACTATATAGTCTCTACTGTTGgcttctactccctctgtaaagaaatataagagtgcttAGATCACTACTtttgtgatctaaatgctcttatacatCTATACAGAGGGAGTAGCTAAGAATCCATAGATTGGAGCCCAAATGAGAAAAAGTGATCATCATCATGTCAACTGTGTGGGCCCTTTTTCATGTCCAAACAAGATATCCCTAAGTAATGTTGGGATGTTCTCAAAAAAAGTAATGTTGGGATGGTAAGGAGGTGAAAATTTGTAAACACTGTGGACGTTGTTGGAACACAAAAACCATGTACAACTACATGTAAATCAGGCATCAAAAAGAGCTTACACAAACCTGAACATTACACTATGACAAAAAAAGATTGGGCATACCGTTCTTCATCGAAACGTCTCACGACTTCTTGAATTTTTTCCCTCGGTAGGTACGGGGTTTCTTCATCATGGAAGAAATTCATACCAACAAAATTTCCTCGAGCATCAATAAGAGGCCCTCCAATTCCGGCCTGGACAAAGAAAAACATGAGTGACCAGAAAAAGGGGGTGCAAAAAAATatgatcttttgggtttcatctccataagagtggctgagtttttacgttggctcgccaagcctatcacatacCAAAAAAATATGATATGTGTAATTAATTACAGATTAAGTTAAATATATTcaatgatgagttgatcatacTTCTAACACAAATAATTATTTTCCCTCATGTGAAACATGTGTTGGCAAAATATACCTCTCACAAGCAAGTTTGCCTTTTCTGTCAATTAACACCCCTCTTGAGGCCATTAGTTTCCGATGTTCAATGAGACGCCCTACAGCTAAAACCTCCATATTAGGGGTGAAAGAAATATGCCTCCTCAATCCCACTGCGGTAGAACCGCAGGAACCCATGATCTCTACAACCGCAACATTATAGCATAGATCATAATGTCTCAATGTCCCCGTGACTTGTTCTGTATTATTAAGGTACACTTCAATCTGCAATGATAAGGTTATAAACTGGTTCATAAACAGACAAACAAAAGGCACAAACAATGATATGCACTACCAGTGCCAACCTGCAAGTTATCATCAATCTTGTTTTCATCGCCAGAAATTTTAACCAAACTTGCTGAAGTAAGAATTCTCACGGGATTACAGTCTATAATTAGGCCTGTGCAAGCAAAACACTTTGCCTTTCCTGCACACATCATAATTTGGTCTTTAATAATCGGTGAAATAAGAGAAATAGAAGAGAGAATATCGCAACACAATCACCATTGAATGAAGCAAGTGAGACAACACATCCAGCCATAGTATTTGCAACATCTTCACTGAGTGTGCTCCAGATATTGTCCACGAATTCCTCTTCAAAAGAGTTAATCTCATGCATACCATCTGTTTAAAGAAACATGGCATGTCAGTTGGCACTCCTCAAATAAAGCGGTTGCAGCATTAAAGGCATACCCAGAAAAATTAACAGCAGCAGCTCGCCACCACATAACATAGCAGGTGGGCGGGCTGCGGCCTCGGCGGCGCACCACAGCCGCTGCAGGGCGGCTCGGCGCTACCCCTCGGGGTCCCGGCATGGATGTGGGCTGCCACAGCGTGGTGGTGGCTCATGGCGGTGGTTTGGGTCGTTTCACGGCGGCGGACGGTCATCTCCGGCGTCGGCCCGTCGGGAAGCGGCCTGTTTTGGCCTTCGATTCCTCTCCTCGGCGTTCGGATGCTACCTTCGGCAAAGGGCTGGCCCTCTCCCAGCTGCGGTCCATCGCCTGTCTCGCGCCCGGTGCTGCGGGACTGATCtcctctcgcgcccggcagcaggaccgagctcgtctcgcgcccggcagcaggaccgagctcgtctcgcgcccggcagcaggaccgacctcgtctcgcgcccggcagcaggaccgaggcCGTCTCACGCCCGGTGCAGCAGGACAGGACGATGGAGGCCAGTTTCGGCCGGCCTCTTAGGTCTCGGCGCTGGGGGTCGCCCAGGGGTGCGAAAGACGAGGCCTTTCCACTCGTCTCTTTGGTTGGAGTAGCGGCtggtctcgggtgaggtggtgtcaaggtcttggatgccagggcggcggccctggtggtggcagCGCGGTGCTCGTGGGCGGAGCCCGTAGCTTGGTGCTGCCGGGtgaccatggccgtgtgggcggcatggtTGCCGGGGTGTGGTGTCCGGTGGTGGTGATTAtcggccggggtgaaaacctgctctatcttcgaacggaccggcggcggcgaatcgttcccttcttgaaggcgtcgtcgcggctttcATTGCCCGTCGTGTTGCTTCAGGGGAAACCCTGACCCTCgtgtcgggcggtggcggcgctccagtgtcgttcccttcctgaaggcgccgccttggagcacaCGGTTCGCTGTATGCGGCTTCACCTCTTGGCGGTGGCGTGTTCACGGCCGAGATCTCCGGTTGCTCTTGTAGTGGTTGGGATGGTGTTGCTGCGTTTGTACCGGGTTTGTTGAtgatctttgctttatatataaagcggggcgaaagccttttcggTAACATAGCAGGTGGGGGACAACCATCACGTATTAAAGGTTCACTATAATCGTTGCATGAAATATGTACAACAAGGTGAGTCAATTAGCAAATGTATCTTATCACTAAGATGCAGGGCGCGCCTAGCGCAATGGTTGAGTCTTCCCACTTGTGGCCTGGAGGGTGAACCAGCCTCCCCAATCCtaccttgtgtgggagctttcaGCACTTGATACGCCTTTTTTATATCGTATCGCTAAGATGTTGAAGTATACCACAAAAAGAAATAACTAACCTTTCAGCATGCCAGCATTTTGTGCCTTGGTTGTGATTGCCTCTTTTATACCAGCAACCACTTGACTACTTTCAACCCTACACGTTGTTCAAAAACACATCATGACTAATCCACTGAAAGACGAGAAGTCAAAAGAATATTAACAAATTGATTTATCAAACAGGGGCCAGAAAGGAGGAAGTAGGTTACAGTCTTGTATATAATTCACAACAAAACAGAATTGAGCAAACAACACAGCAATCTCCAGGGATGTCATGACTGTAAGTTCTAGTATCGATACtatatttttaaagtttaaaccaaAGTTTGATTACACTTTTAATTAGCAAAATTTATTAGCTCGGTTTAGTCTCCAAAGCAGGGCGGCATGCCAGGTGCTAATGGCACAAACGTCCAGGTTCACAAAATGCAAAGCAACTATGAGAACAGCAGAAAAAAGATGGAAATGTACCAAAGAAAACCCTACTGGGTAAATCTAAAATACAGTTTAGCACCCAAAACAGAAGATTCAAATCAGACAGGAATGTAGGGTAGCACAATGGGAGGACAAGCTAGCATGGTAAAgccaaacagagaagccacagcttGTAAATACTGCAAGTCTAGAAATACCAACCTAACTGTCGTAAGGTACCCCAGGCATTCAAGAATTTTGTTCACTGGTGTGAACATAGTATTTTGGCCACT
It encodes:
- the LOC119298413 gene encoding uncharacterized protein LOC119298413 encodes the protein MQKTKRKRRSNDIGCLNEKKSASKTVLTQRPIHPDITTFEDGFGNLLKSSSSSSELTKQIESELSESVVSLASFVGSTVLFECTGIFIENLCTDATSILTSANIVESSDSEITDNSTIKVRLPSNRVVIGLLHHWDFKYNLAVVNIRRARGFQEAHLSRSHGMQFEPNSKLVAVGCCFDSGMLKCTNGTVIGNASDGVYELMLSTYEMNMAWIGCPLIDFDGNFVGMNLQSGQNTMFTPVNKILECLGYLTTVRVESSQVVAGIKEAITTKAQNAGMLKDGMHEINSFEEEFVDNIWSTLSEDVANTMAGCVVSLASFNGKAKCFACTGLIIDCNPVRILTSASLVKISGDENKIDDNLQIEVYLNNTEQVTGTLRHYDLCYNVAVVEIMGSCGSTAVGLRRHISFTPNMEVLAVGRLIEHRKLMASRGVLIDRKGKLACERPELEGLLLMLEEILLV